The Hippoglossus hippoglossus isolate fHipHip1 chromosome 10, fHipHip1.pri, whole genome shotgun sequence DNA segment CTCCTGCAGAATTCATTTCAAATCCAAGTCTCACACTTTAACTGAGTAAAGGATGCCCACGGTTACGACACTGGTTGGACGTGTGTGTGGAGGACGATGCCGAAGAGCACACTTGTTTTAATCATGTGAGTTCTCTGCAgcaatgctgtgtgtgtgtgtgtgtgtgtgtgtgtgtgtgtgtgtgtgtgtgtgtgtgtgtgtgtgtgtgtgtgtgtgtgtgtgtgtgtgtgtgtgtgtgtgtgtgtgtgtgtgtgtgtgtgtgtgtgtgtgtgtgtgtgtgtgtgtgaaaaccaAAGCGCTAATCTCATCCAGAAACACCCTCCTGATAAATTCTGACCCTTGCCCTTCACTGGATCAGCTGTAGAAACTGTCCAtcgtcctcagtgtctctgagctgtCATCAGACTCGTTCACTTCACAGAGAAGACTATATTTTCAAGAAATCCAATCACACTGTATCTACTGAGGAAGTTTAATGATTGCTGGGTGAGATCAAACTCTGCAAATGGTGAATAAGAAGTATTTTATCTTACACCATGGTCGAGGGATGTGGAAATCTGAACAGGTggtaaaatgtgtcattttaaaagagCACTGGTAAAAAATCAGGACTTGTATTAGAACTTGAGTATATTTGTTATCTGCCCTGAAAAGACACAGCCTGAACATGAAcactgtggtttgtgttgtttcaggaggaaaactgactcagttattctctcacattagtttcactttgtctccatcagctttGAATAAGATCCtggaatgaagacaaaagaacagactggatttattctttatttaaactttcagcttcttcacacatttGATTTTTATTGCCTTATACATATGagagatttaaatgtatgttCACATGTATAAGAAACAAATGTGATGGAGAGCTGCAGAAAAACTCCTCTGTGGGACGCGATCAGGACAATCTCCAATGGCACTGCTAGTTCAGATCATTAaaatcaaaaagagaaaaacctacacagcagcagataaatatgCCTGTacactaaatatgtaaatacaatggGGAGGAGTGGATTCACACTTTAAAGCATGAgccataataaaaacaaacctttaacaGCTTCTTAAATGTCTAGGTTCCACATTTAATATCtgaccaaacatcccataacactGATGGTCTGTAAATCAAACCGAAGTGTAGTTGATCTGTTGGACATGTTATTGATCGGTTattgatcatttcatcagtCAAGTCTGTTCaatgactcttgttcagtgatttcatggacacaTTCACTTTATCCAtacaatcagtttgtttcacctccatctcaAGTGTGGaatagaaaagaacaaataatcatCTCATTGATAATGATCTGGATCAATACAATTTATAAAACATTCGGGAACcttatttctacattgatttagaaaataacagcaacattagttccttcaaacacattcatgtcagtgtattTATAGATTTCtatctttacaaagtgagaactaaaTATCTGTGATAAAGGatggtcagtgtttgattgattgacagctgatctctgtgttGAGGAGAAACGTCAAGACGACGaagtttgatcaacaaacatggagacaaaagaagttaaagatttaaacaccaaatctaaatcactgcttttaatgactcgagtctatttgagtttacacaCCTCAGCTGTGACTCCATAACAATAAACcctaactccagcatagagaggctgagtgaatgtggtgtggactctgtggaggagagtcatggtgtcagagacgctatagaaggacagaacacctgcactgtgatccaggtacactcctactctggaggacggaggacctgacactggagtcaTGAGGTTGTTGTAAAAAACAGAATAACTGTTTTTATCACAATCTAacgaccaagatttatcattgtatCCAAATATACATTCATATGTGTcttctgctctgctgatattcttgtaaGCGACTGCTACCTCAACTCCTCGTCCTCTCcactccacctcccagtaacaacgtccagtcagactctctctactcaggacctgataCAAATAATTGAATCTAtctgggtgattagaataagactgttCTTCACTTATTactgttacttttctgtttccctcagataataacagatgtttgtttgctgtgtttggatccagtgtgatttcctgtgaatattttaagaagtcagctctggtgtTGGGCactggttgtggcagtaaaacatccacttgagacacaatctgtgaaatctttgtctttgtctcactcagaatgtcctgtagtaGACCTCTGACCTgtaacacagctgctgtcacatcctcaaagtacctcagaggacggatactgatgctggatgagtgtgcaGATTCcctgagtggtgacagtgaggggtcattgtgtagaaactggttgtgatcctctgtgtttgagagctgcttcagttcatcgtctttcctcttcagctcattgatctcctgctccagtctctcctgaagctctttGGCTCGACTCACTTtagtttcctgctgggatccGATCTGCTGCTTTACATCAGAGCTTCGTTTCTCCAccagacggatcagctcagtgaagatcttctcatTGACGACCTCCACCacctgttgaagcagctttacatcattctctctgtcctggagtctctgctggattgtttgtctcctcagcccaagatctctctgcctctcagtcctttctgctgcagctttatgttcatccacaaagcagagataacagatacactgctgtTCAGTGCGGTAGAACATCATCACCTCATTGTGatgagagcagatgttctcctggagcttcttggagggctccaccagcttgtgcttcttaaatGGCGGTGATTGAAAATGAGGcaggaggtgtttttcacaataagaggccaaacaaaccaaacaggacttgagagctttcagttttctcccagtgcagacatcacaggccacatcttcaggtccagcatagcagtgatcagcaggatcAGCTTGGtgtccagtcttcttcagctcctccactaaatcGGCGAACATGATGTTTTTCgccaggacaggcctcggtgtgaaggtcattctacactgagggcagctgtagaTTCTTCTCTCATCCTCATTGTCCCAGTGGGTTTTAAGACAGATCATACAgaagctgtgtccacagccaatagtcaccggatccttcagtatatccagacagatcgaacagcagaatcttgctctgtccagttgattttcttgcagCACAATTTCACCTGGTGCCAGTGACTGTAGAATAGTCTGTAGTTTACACAACTCAACTATGTCTCCATGATAATAAACCGTTACTCCGGCATAGAGAGGCTGTGTGAATGTGGtgtggactctgtggaggagagtcatggtgtcagagacgctgtagaaggacagaacacctgcactgtgatccaggtacactcctatTCTGGAGGACggaggacctgacactggagtcaTGATGTTGTTGTAAAAAAAGTAATAACTCTTTCCAAAACAATGAAACGCccaagatttatcatttaatcCGAATCCACATTCATTCATTGAGttccctgctctgctgatattcttgtatgcgACTGCTACACAAAATCCTCCTCCTATCCCcttcccctccacctcccagtaacaacatccagtcagactctctctactcaggacctgagaCCTagcagtgaatctgtctgggtgattagaataagactgttCTTCTGTCATACGTGTTAcctttctgtttccctcagcaAATAACAGATGTCTGTATGCggtgtttggatccagtgtgatttcctgtgaatattccaagaagtcagctctggtcttgGGCTCCGGTTGTGGCAGGAAAAAATCCATTTGAGGCCTCgatgtgaaggtctgtctacactgagggcagctgtaaaTTCCTCTCGTATCCTCATTGTCCCAGTGGGTTGTAATACAactcatacagtagctgtgtccacagtcAATTAACAAAGGATCATTCAGATCCAGACACAACGAACAccagaatctttctctgtccagttgattttcttgctgcgccatgTCAACTGGTGCCAGTGACTGTAGAATAGTTTCACTTGCtctgaaaagaaacagattGCTGCTCCTTCTGCTCTTGTTCACAACCCTCTTTTTACCAAGTTTTAacaaagcccctcagttagctttgaccgatcttcacaaaaatcgggACAcctgtgtatcatgaccagacgcacaaaaaagtctggaggtgcagctgcctttgatgccacaGTTTTGAGGCAGATGCCtttggtgtatttttttatgtttgagtgCTTACTCAGGTAAGCACAAACATTAATTGGCTAATGATACATTAATAACAGCTTCTCACCATCATGATTTCAGACAGTGGACTAAAGTCATAgcaaatttgattattttaatgtaactcattgaaaagaaagcagGGTTCCAGTTTCATTCATTAAGCATCATGTTCCATTGACATCACTGCCAAGTCCTGCCACATTTGTGTGTATCAGATTGTTTTACATAATTTTAACAACAGCTCAACTCTCTATCAACATCTAAAAATGATGCATGGGTAAAGGTCattacacagaaagacacaccaTTACCGTTAGCATCAGAAACTGGTTACACCCCCTTGGCAGTCTTGTCATGATATGCCCTGAGACTGTTCTGTGAATCGGAAAGTACAACTGACTAagtatttgtaatataaaacactatAGGCTAACACACCTTGAAATTGTCTCTCCTGCGAGACCTAAAGCTGCTAGACTAAACACAAGTGAAGGAAAGATATTTTCTAGTAATTTTGCAGATAAATGGAAACTAACAATACTTTCAACTTGCATATCTGCAAAAAAGACCAAATATTGAATCAGATCAAGATATGCACATTTATGTAGCCTATTGAGTACAATATGTACAATCCGGTATTtctatatgtatatttataaatatagtAATAATGAGATAAGAACATGTAATATAGCCTACACGTATCCAAACGTAATATCACTTCATGTTTGAATGCAGtccaaaaaacacaattactaagCAGTATGAGACTTTGGCGAGGCTGCCTCTCCTTGGACGCCGCACAGGGTGAAGTCGCACTGAGCCGGTGCTCGACAGCGAGCGGCCCCGCAGCtctttttggggtattttttgTCCGAGGTTCAAGTTGGTCACCCCGTCGAGCTAGCGGTAGCTCGGCGGCAACTAGGTAAGCGTTGGTGCACAAGCTAGCTCCGGTGCTAGCTTGTCAACTAGCTGCGTGCTAAggtccacacagcagcagcggcagcttCTTTTTCCCCTGCCCACGTTTGTCTTTCACCAGGACGATGCCAGTGAGCTGCATTTAAAGCGAATTGGGCCACAAGTGCGCGGAGGGAGGAACGCACACGTTTCGCTTGGCCTCTGCTTAATCTGAATCGCTAGTTTTTGGCGACTGTGGCTAAAGACGGGGTCTGACTCACTAGCAGGCAGGTTTCCTTTGCAGTTCAACCCCCGAGCAACTTGGGGGCAAAACAACCTTGCTGTCCACCGAGGATTGAAGTTTGACTGACTGGGGGTCCGCGCCTGCTCGTCACCATGCTGAAGACCCGGCGATGTTTACTCGGCATCCACACCTTTGTCGGCGTCACGTCGAGAATATGGGTCTTCATCATGTACATCCTCAGGAAGCACCTACGGACGATAATCCAGTATCAGACGGTGCGATACGACACTTTGCCTCTGTCGCCAATCTCCAGACTCAATGCAGTAAAGAGGAAGATTCTGGTTCTGGACCTGGACGAGACGCTGATCCACTCTCACCACGACGGGGTCCTCAGACCCACAGTGAGACCTGGCACGCCGCCAGACTTTATCCTTAAAGTCGTCATTGATAAGCACCCagtgttaggattttaataatataattagacactatagccccgaaaaggatcgattttacacgcaccatgtttgtaccttaacagaaagaatttatgttttgttatgtgttaggactgtaatccgtggcatacaatacactgtacttaaacttgttctcatacataaacctttatatatattacagtattcctttagctttattcaacatcacacatacatgaatgcactgtgctcattaagacactgtgacctatgccttagaaagaaatcaagaagctgccccagcttctgaaggccagataggaaaggcgttgtcttgtctgataaatacgcatgcttacacacacagaacatacagacgataaaacagaaacacaatgtttcacactccaatgaacaaaaacactgtgtctgcaaaactactgaagactcacaaagcttcagccggataaaggctttttcttaatacacaaaacttaacactgtcagaatgtgaagatttgcccagctactatcaaaggagtgacgaacctgggagcggctcctcatcattggtggattccagttccaagatgctgggaccacgccttcaacctactattataaatattgcacctgtcatccgttcggggcgactcttgactaccccgagctacggactaaaagccgaggctgtgcattgagtgcccatagctatgctgtacctttttcattgcttctaaataaatactttttgaactaAGACTGACccttctcatacctaaggacaaaagaacacgacacCAGTCAGATTCTTTGTACATAAAAGGCCACATGTTGACTCCTTTTTAGAATTGGTGAGCCAGTGGTATGAGCTGGTGGTTTTCACAGCCAGTATGGAGATCTATGGCTCAGCAGTGGCAGACAAACTGGACAACAACAGGAACGTCCTGAAACGCAGATACTACAGACAGCATTGTACATTGGATCTAGGTAGTTATATTAAAGACCTTTCTGTAGTACACGACGACCTGTCCAGTATTGTCATCCTGGACAACTCGCCTGGTGCTTATCGTAGCCATCCAGACAATGCAATACCCATCAATTCCTGGTTAAGCAACCCTAGTGACACAGCACTTTTTAACTTGCTGCCTATGCTGGATGCACTAAGGTTCACTGCTGATGTGCGCTCCGTCCTTAGTCGAAACCTCCACCAGCATCGACTCTGGTGATTGGCTGCATCAAGAGGGGCAGGGACTTGTTAACCAGCCTCTTCTACcatctattatcataatcatatgcttacatgcctcaagtggtttttaatatgtaattgttataaaacttaccgtttatttaacacgtgtaatgaacagattgaagcaaattaactacattactacagagtcgtgtgtttggttgtcacttgatttaaattttaataagttaatatcaatacgctacatgtgtaagttgcatgtgatagtaactatatgtttcacaaatgttgtgatACATGCTGGTATAACCACCATCACTATTACCACCtcgtttatttagcctgttatggaattttagagtgaattagacagtttagatatgattataatctccacacaccactgttctcatatttattatataattatgttttcacacagaagtggagagactttatgtggactgttatcaacagctctgtgggagattatcaccttgagtattacagatgaggtagaaagacattttatctatttgtacaatgttttatttctttcagtacattacatttcatttagctgatgctttatccaaagcgacttacaatatgtgcatttaaccatgagggtacaaacccagagcccagtacatcggttctgtctgaaatctgtggtgcttccacctgctgaacacagaataaactgtaagaaccagtcttggctggaacatacacaacataaaacaatattttatagtgagtttcttcttttcattacatgaagcactgcagcaccttgTAACGGAccgacagccccccccccccccccccttttttgtttgtttattagcgGTCGCCTGATAGTGACGTAGGAAGTCAAGCCAGTTGCTGGAAAATGTCTTCAtcagttttttaaacatgtctccTCCACATTTACTTTGACCGCAGGATGTTGGTGggatacagcagcagctcagaggaggaCAACCAGGAGGAGACTGCTCCCAACAAAGATGGTTCTCCTAcgtgtgaagaggaagaggaaggagaggatggCTGCCCGGTGAGGAAGAAACCCAGAGCTGAACCACAGGTCACCAAAACAAGGCTGCCTGTCCCTGGTTCCCTCATGTCCATGTTCCCAGATGACGGTGATCCAGAGACGGAGGACAGCTCCCTCCACGGTGGACGGATCCGCTCTTTCAGACACGAGAGAGGAAACTGGGCCACCTATGTTTATTTACCATACCATCCTGAGGAGGAGTttgaggaggtgctggaggagctgTTCTCCGCTGCGAGCGACAGGGTTGTGGATTTGACCCAACAGGAGGAGTTCCACCTCAGCCTGTCTCAGACGGTGGTGCTGAGACACCACTGGATCCAACCCTTTACACAGAGCCTCCGGGCAGACCTGGCCCACTGCAAAAAGTTTGTTTGCTCTGCGAGGAAACTGAAGGTCTATTGTAACGCTGAGAAGACGAGGACGTTCTTGGGAATAGAAGTGTGTTCTGGTCAAACTCAGCTGTTGGACGTGGTCCGAGTTGTGGACAGAACGATGACAGAGTTTCGCCTGGACACTTTTTACAAGGAGCTGTCTTTCCATTTGAGTCTGGCCTGGTGTGTCGGAGACAtgagggagaagatggaggaatgTATTCGGAAGCTGCAGTGTATGGTTGATGAACGTGAAGAAGGACCGTTTCACCTGAGGTTGGACGGCGTGGAGCTGCGCTGCAGGACTGGAAACAAAACCTTCCGCTTCCCCTTGGAGCCATAAGACCAGACGAGAGTGAAACACCTCATGTCAAAGGTCACTGGCCACACTGCAAAACCTGGAGAGGGATCTTCCATCCGCATTACAACTGTTACTCAGTGTTTACAAATCTCCTTTAATAACTGCGAAGACAATCAAGGCTAAATGGCCGAAAGAATAAATGTTATTGTAattttctgcattattttaccactgactgtaaataaagtttctactgagtgtaaaaaaaaaaagtccgGCGAGACAGTTCTCCTGATTGGTGGGAGGTTTACGTAGTGAAGTGGACATATACCAACCGCAGAAAAGTAAGCGCTTGACAGTCAGCTGATTGTCGGTAGAGCTgactcacacactgactgactgactggtgcGATCATTATTGCCCTTTTTTTGGAGTggattatctgtgttttttccatatttttgttttccttggaCATATCCTGAAGTGGACTCtttttgttggtgtttcttttttgtttttctctcattgaCCTagttttttcatctcttttcttgaaaaaataaaagagactCATTGACAAGAACTGTGCATCTCCTGTGGGGTTTTGTCATGGCTAGGGACTGAAAGACAGCTATTTTTGTTGTTGGAACTTTTCTATTGATAGGTCTTTTTAGGTTGTGTGAGAGTAACGTGGGTTATTGTTCATACCTCCTTTGTGTTGGCTTAGTTTAGTTTAGATAAATTATTGTCAGGGTTCTGAcacactttagataaaaacccagtgtttttttatttttcttctttgcaataagagacagaacacggtcagcacagctgtgtcttTCAGGCTCGTCCGTCCCTAATACAATGacagtaaatataaaagtatggcattattgtagaggaagtgttacttatgaacaaagtttgtatccttattttctgtggatattcaactatgtatttgaatatggttttggattaaacagtgcactaccaagacaatgaatgtacagtatggagttcttccacattaatagtattgcaatttaatgcattatgtattatgtgcaatactttgctttgattgtttgtaagttatgaaaacaggtctgtacctggagtcagtgttgaagtgatgaccctcagtgttcagtctggttggattccagttgtgtctcatgttggacatccatagtcacctagaggaacattcaacacaaatacacagatatgtaaagtcaatgtgccaggttaactccttaacagacttttacatggtaaaaataaaagtgtattacttaaaagttcatcagatcataatcatttcacTTCAGCTTcggaaataggtggtggacatcagcctcaggttctctatgtgaatgTCTATTCTactaaagttacacttcctataatttatatgtgacaaaaaaatacattattctgcatgtccacttatttaacacaataattcagtaaagtctgcctaagattaacaatgtaaaaactgaatgtagcagacatgtttagttttcactgtaacacgttacaacacatcaacaccaatactctgactaaagagctttaggagacgtaatgctactttaaacagctgctcttaaaatgcagatgtgactttaaatactcacgtttcagttgatcacagtaaatctgtttctgcagaaaaataatctgtgtttgtggtaAAAATTTTAACTAAATTCAACATTACGTTACTGTATAGCCACAATAACAAAGTTCAGCTCAAGGAGTTtcccactgcagcagctgcactaaCGTTTTTTCTTGAACAATAATCTAATATGACATTAATACTGAAGTTACGAACTGTAAGGGTTTGGGTTCCACCTCTTTTAGaaggtgttttctgtttacatccctgtgtttcatgttttcgcactccgggttctgtttcctgttttattttgtagtctgggttcttgtgtctcgttttacttcctgtctgcaccagtcctcatgtgttacacctgtgtcccATTGCCTtccctgtgtctgtatttaagcctctgtgctttcctttgtccttgtcggattgTTGTCTATCATCATTGTGTAAGTGCCGTGATGTCCggtcctcctgtgtttctgtatcccgtgtctcctgaggtCCAGTCCTGTTCACCTGTGtaagcctcctgtgttttctttgtgcttttatttcttcagcTTTACACTTTGAGATTCCTGCGTTTTATTCTTGttattctttcattaaaaatactctttaagtttaaactctgcatctGGGTCCATATTCTTGGTCGGATTGTTCTGTCAGGATTTGGtgaggcagatggacccagatgcagagtttaaacttaaagagtatttttaatgaaagaaaacatgaaacacaagagtgcgaaaacatgaaacacagggatgtaaacagaaaacacctcTTCCAAAAGAGGTGGAACCCAAACCCTTACAACTAAcgagtgaaacaactttacataacattagatatttaacgtggtggagcttattctccaaacacacacagtcgcctGTCTCAGTTTAAAAGATTCATCCTCATAAACTATAacgcttctctctgctgtgtggaccggttcatgtcggtttaataactcccgtacggtcccgttagcatcgccattactgctggtatcttgcctgcaggctagcggagctaagctaacaagccaggtacagagacactgatacctgctcatcactactaacactaacacataaataaaatactatactttacttaccacagaaactGGAGCGCAGACGTCTTTAGCTTCTCCGTCAGGAGAACAAGCCGAACATCAAACTgtattattcatccgatatgtgagtTAAACTTCTCCACAGACTCGGGTTGTGTTCAGTGACTGggattagcctgttagcctgttagctcaggtgaagccgagcaggcaacaggctaggagctggagtcgcgagctaacggtgacgtcacctgtccatcaagtgataattattcataatttcaaacctctatataatttaaagtgAGTTAGAAAAAGGTTTTTGAACtaggctgtaaacaggtttaattctgctctaaagtctggctttttaacatgggagtcaatgggaattgactccttcttggagccagcctcaagtggccacccagtgaactgcagctttttgcacttccgtattggcctcattgctcagcc contains these protein-coding regions:
- the LOC117769802 gene encoding tripartite motif-containing protein 16-like → MVTSRRGPPVSQTSILGGQQVAAELPLARRGDQLERFCCSICLDILKDPVTIGCGHSFCMICLKTHWDNEDERRIYSCPQCRMTFTPRPVLAKNIMFADLVEELKKTGHQADPADHCYAGPEDVACDVCTGRKLKALKSCLVCLASYCEKHLLPHFQSPPFKKHKLVEPSKKLQENICSHHNEVMMFYRTEQQCICYLCFVDEHKAAAERTERQRDLGLRRQTIQQRLQDRENDVKLLQQVVEVVNEKIFTELIRLVEKRSSDVKQQIGSQQETKVSRAKELQERLEQEINELKRKDDELKQLSNTEDHNQFLHNDPSLSPLRESAHSSSISIRPLRYFEDVTAAVLQVRGLLQDILSETKTKISQIVSQVDVLLPQPVPNTRADFLKYSQEITLDPNTANKHLLLSEGNRKVTVISEEQSYSNHPDRFNYLYQVLSRESLTGRCYWEVEWRGRGVEVAVAYKNISRAEDTYECIFGYNDKSWSLDCDKNSYSVFYNNLMTPVSGPPSSRVGVYLDHSAGVLSFYSVSDTMTLLHRVHTTFTQPLYAGVRVYCYGVTAEVCKLK
- the LOC117769608 gene encoding CTD nuclear envelope phosphatase 1A-like, with the translated sequence MLKTRRCLLGIHTFVGVTSRIWVFIMYILRKHLRTIIQYQTVRYDTLPLSPISRLNAVKRKILVLDLDETLIHSHHDGVLRPTVRPGTPPDFILKVVIDKHPNTTPVRFFVHKRPHVDSFLELVSQWYELVVFTASMEIYGSAVADKLDNNRNVLKRRYYRQHCTLDLGSYIKDLSVVHDDLSSIVILDNSPGAYRSHPDNAIPINSWLSNPSDTALFNLLPMLDALRFTADVRSVLSRNLHQHRLW
- the LOC117769238 gene encoding U6 snRNA phosphodiesterase-like; its protein translation is MLVGYSSSSEEDNQEETAPNKDGSPTCEEEEEGEDGCPVRKKPRAEPQVTKTRLPVPGSLMSMFPDDGDPETEDSSLHGGRIRSFRHERGNWATYVYLPYHPEEEFEEVLEELFSAASDRVVDLTQQEEFHLSLSQTVVLRHHWIQPFTQSLRADLAHCKKFVCSARKLKVYCNAEKTRTFLGIEVCSGQTQLLDVVRVVDRTMTEFRLDTFYKELSFHLSLAWCVGDMREKMEECIRKLQCMVDEREEGPFHLRLDGVELRCRTGNKTFRFPLEP